One Zymoseptoria tritici IPO323 chromosome 3, whole genome shotgun sequence genomic region harbors:
- a CDS encoding uncharacterized protein (hypothetical protein, unknown function, highly similar to gi|39945264|ref|XP_362169.1| predicted protein [Magnaporthe grisea 70-15]): MGVPFESLLPYVVCTAFFGLTGAGLSKLRHMQNGGKRPRHSIDQWDKQMMDRDRRLTGFLRGQTDNTKAPSGFELSNPWRVERGVC, from the exons AT GGGCGTGCCATTCGAGTCCCTCCTCCCATACGTGGTCTGCACCGCC TTCTTCGGCCTCACCGGCGCGGGACTTTCAAAGCTCAGACACATGCAAAATGGAGGAAAGCGACCAAGGCATTCGATCGACCAATGGGATAAGCAGA TGATGGACCGTGACCGAAGGCTCACCGGGTTCCTGAGGGGGCAGACAGACAACACGAAGGCTCCGTCTGGATTTGAGTTGAGCAACCCATGGAGG GTCGAGAGGGGCGTCTGTTAG
- the MgSsk1 gene encoding Two-component response regulator SSK1p (Response regulator SSK1p) yields MATSARRKIWVKRPGASATLVQIKEDDLVDDVRDMILRKYANSLGKTFDAPDMTLRIATRLVHGSARDERLLGPEEDMCHTIDTYYPGGQTVEEALLIDVPQKRTPKPSPRPYQHMSYHAMDEFRPAENGTDYFPPMPAVIQPTLPQTALPHTRDPHHNLAPEHPRSMAVVNTGQIPPIPSPGGVARRHRADREHRPKYGRQHTSSPTILSHNPTTGVSMPATHRSSNRPRNGSSASESVHANGVPVAPPLPSPAAPEAQPTAKTISTPSTPLGGAAPNTNRSARPRKTRRQTPDKATSLSRNRQEADVYPALPSISSMLDASVPPINVLIVEDNIINLRILEGLMKRLKVRWQTAMNGQIAVDKWRSGGYHLVLMDIQMPIMNGLQATKEIRRLERVNGIGVFSSSAPNSPAELDVATTNGRPGEKKEAVKHDPADDKLAMEEGLFKSPIIIVALTASSLQSDRHAALAAGCNDYLTKPVDFVWLERKVKEWGCMQALIDFDGWRKWKDFAAKADAGKTEEQRQKDRELEEKQKIKAEKMAKLQEKQKARQEELQREKERKKRESLQGADSVPGLAPEAAQETAAAAS; encoded by the coding sequence ATGGCAACTTCTGCGCGTCGCAAGATATGGGTCAAGCGACCCGGCGCATCGGCAACTCTCGTCCAGATCAAAGAGGATGATTTAGTGGATGATGTGCGGGACATGATATTGAGGAAATATGCCAACTCGCTGGGCAAAACTTTTGATGCACCGGACATGACACTTCGCATCGCTACTCGCCTTGTGCATGGTAGTGCTCGCGACGAGCGACTGCTTGGACCCGAGGAGGACATGTGTCACACAATAGACACCTACTATCCTGGAGGTCAAACAGTGGAAGAGGCGCTGCTCATAGATGTGCCGCAAAAGAGGACGCCAAAACCGTCACCTCGGCCATACCAACATATGAGTTACCACGCCATGGACGAGTTCCGTCCGGCGGAGAATGGGACTGATTATTTCCCGCCTATGCCGGCCGTCATACAGCCGACCCTGCCACAGACGGCGTTACCTCACACCCGAGACCCTCACCATAATCTCGCTCCCGAACACCCTCGATCGATGGCCGTAGTCAACACTGGTCAAATCCCACCGATACCATCTCCAGGCGGCGTGGCGCGTCGACATCGTGCCGACCGGGAGCATCGCCCGAAATATGGACGACAACATACCTCTTCACCAACCATACTCAGCCACAACCCGACCACAGGTGTTTCCATGCCTGCGACCCATCGATCATCGAACCGACCACGCAATGGATCCTCGGCGTCTGAAAGCGTCCATGCCAATGGCGTGCCCGTTGCACCACCACTTCCAAGTCCTGCCGCACCTGAGGCACAACCGACAGCAAAGACAATATCTACCCCATCTACACCTTTGGGAGGCGCTGCGCCAAACACAAACCGCTCCGCACGACCTCGTAAGACGCGGCGGCAGACACCTGACAAAGCCACGTCACTTTCTCGCAATCGTCAGGAAGCCGATGTCTATCCTGCCTTGCCGAGCATTTCCAGCATGCTAGATGCCTCTGTACCTCCGATCAACGTACTCATTGTGGAGGACAACATCATCAATCTTCGCATTCTGGAAGGGCTGATGAAGAGACTCAAAGTTCGATGGCAGACCGCAATGAATGGTCAGATTGCCGTGGATAAGTGGAGATCTGGAGGCTACCATCTGGTGTTGATGGACATTCAAATGCCCATCATGAACGGACTTCAGGCCACCAAGGAAATTCGCAGGCTGGAACGAGTCAACGGTATCGGCGTCTTCTCGTCTTCCGCGCCTAACAGTCCCGCCGAACTTGATGTCGCCACAACGAATGGACGCCCTGgggagaagaaagaagccGTCAAGCACGACCCTGCAGACGACAAGCTCGCCATGGAAGAAGGCCTCTTCAAATCgcccatcatcatcgtcgctctgaccgcctcctcccttcAATCCGATCGTCACGCCGCGCTGGCCGCAGGCTGTAACGACTACCTCACCAAGCCCGTCGACTTCGTCTGGCTGGAAAGAAAAGTCAAGGAGTGGGGTTGCATGCAGGCGCTCATCGACTTTGACGGATGGCGGAAGTGGAAGGACTTTGCGGCCAAAGCGGACGCCGGTAAGACGGAGGAGCAGAGGCAGAAGGATCGcgagctggaggagaagcaga
- the HAM2401 gene encoding histone acetyltransferase, MYST family (A member of the MYST acetyltransferase family similar to the Saccharomyces cerevisiae SAS3 protein), whose amino-acid sequence MAVEEDDDAPVAEELDEEELDAPGEPDDEAEVDDEGTDADAEGDEDDDEGEFVGAVKTRSARSRARRIPEDEESVVEEPDRDADSDESSQAEEEDWEAADDLEEDQKIANADANRCVFCQQTEDNDPSEDYEEYLACSVCGDNAHRQCARTAGSLASDEDAAHWRCSECVENGLEEDFKDVPHMLSTRRGSSAPKMARDLLPAVRGGIKPGSHSVFNTLILPDDEMDGSRSLRKRKTPSEDIDEPPRAAIRKRARTSPIDDHEPHDFKQIENAEEDADDAGASALGGDENAQLDEVDALDGPSSPKSRSGRPQRNQKSRRHGAWIVSMSDEPKSAIISIAVTVAQWDQIQRDVEKKRKRRERDRQRRIRNTRVTVTAEPEENTTHFPTVQTTMYTNPFFPFQDREMDESKAKPYGGILTDAEADTTRTYPQDADRQAFQNAREKAEQEWKERVAQTNGETPARSKQAGQPSKIKCINFGQYEIDTWHAAPYPEEYSRNKHLYICEFCLKYMSSDYVAWRHKLKCSAKHPPGDEIYRDHVTNSETGAETTLSFFEVDGRRNPLYCQNLCLLAKLFLGSKTLYYDVEPFLFYIMTENDEFGCHFVGYFSKEKRGCGSAPLLDPRTSFDDSNNPQADGGADADLEGTAADPALSNPGNNVSCILVLPVHMRRGFGRVLIEFSYLLTKVEKRTGSPEKPLSDMGLVSYRSYWRTVLCKLLLRYKGREATASDPAPPLSIVDIAKETGMTPDDIIATLEALRFLVRDPITRSYALRLDYDYMKEYVEKAEKKATIKIDPARLCWTPYVMGRPTNLFAMGEETNQPLQTVAPRDDPAEDMQSLKANVQGKVPKETAQKTEQSVVATETIELAPPLLPNGKSNSPSPKSRKKTPPPALDLTQKANAMAASPDRTAGSPGRRSPRKTPNGSKHAPPHAHSFPNSAAASPASFQTISASGSGSQPDSAGHIPPTRFEVFPPVPGMPTAKRRPGRPVGRRSSGRNNYNTPARRSHASRSQRDGGATSPSSRAGRDRGGRERGGSLRRTRSTLADVAFTASAVAEEDDADKLEVAVEDEEREKDAIMEDDEDEDAPGEEDDEIQYE is encoded by the exons ATGGcagtggaggaggacgatgacgcACCTGTGGCCGAGGAattggacgaggaagagctaGATGCGCCGGGCGAACCGGATGATGAGGCTGAGGTCGATGATGAAGGCACAGACGCAGATGCGGAAGgagacgaggatgacgatgagggCGAATTCGTTGGTGCTGTGAAGACGAGATCTGCCAGATCGAGGGCCCGCAGGATCCCAGAGGACGAGGAATCCGTTGTCGAAGAACCAGACCGAGACGCAGATTCCGATGAGAGCAgtcaagccgaagaagaggactGGGAGGCCGCTGACGATCTGGAGGAGGATCAAAAGATTGCGAATGCAGATGCCAATCGCTGCGT CTTCTGCCAACAGACTGAGGACAACGATCCAAGCGAGGATTATGAGGAATATCTGGCATGTTCGGTTTGTGGTGACAATG CCCATCGGCAATGTGCCAGAACCGCAGGCTCGCTAGCTTCCGACGAAG ATGCCGCCCACTGGCGCTGCTCCGAATGTGTCGAAAATGGACTCGAAGAGGATTTCAAAGATGTGCCTCATATGTTGTCGACCCGTCGGGGATCGTCGGCACCGAAGATGGCGCGAGATCTGTTGCCAGCCGTCCGTGGTGGTATCAAGCCTGGCTCGCATTCTGTGTTCAACACCTTGATCCTGCCAGACGACGAGATGGATGGATCGAGGTCGCTTAGAAAGCGCAAGACCCCTTCAGAAGACATCGATGAGCCGCCTCGAGCTGCCATTCGGAAGCGTGCGAGGACGAGTCCGATAGACGACCACGAGCCACATGATTTCAAGCAAATCGAGAacgcagaagaagacgctGATGATGCAGGAGCTTCTGCCCTTGGCGGTGACGAAAATGCCCAACTTGACGAGGTCGATGCGTTGGACGGACCAAGCTCGCCCAAGTCGCGTTCCGGGCGACCACAACGAAATCAAAAGAGCCGCAGACACGGCGCCTGGATTGTGTCCATGTCGGATGAACCGAAGTCTGCCATTATCAGCATTGCTGTGACTGTTGCGCAATGGGACCAGATCCAGCGCGATGTCGAAAAGAAACGGAAGCGTCGCGAACGCGATCGACAAAGAAGAATTCGGAACACTCGCGTAACTGTGACTGCGGAGCCAGAGGAGAATACTACCCACTTTCCAACAGTACAAACAACCATGTACACTAATCCATTCTTCCCCTTCCAAGATCGCGAAATGGATGAGTCGAAAGCGAAGCCATATGGTGGCATACTCACCGACGCGGAAGCCGACACAACACGAACGTACCCACAGGACGCCGACCGACAAGCATTTCAAAATGCGCGTGAAAAAGCGGAGCAGGAATGGAAAGAGCGGGTCGCGCAGACGAATGGCGAAACGCCGGCGCGGTCGAAGCAGGCTGGTCAACCAAGCAAGATCAAATGCATCAACTTTGGCCAGTACGAAATCGATACATGGCATGCTGCGCCATACCCAGAGGAATACAGCCGCAACAAACACCTCTACATATGCGAGTTCTGTCTGAAGTACATGAGCTCGGACTATGTTGCCTGGCGTCACAAGCTGAAGTGCTCAGCTAAGCACCCTCCGGGAGACGAAATCTATCGCGACCATGTTACGAACTCGGAGACAGGCGCCGAAACCACACTGTCATTCTTCGAGGTAGACGGTCGGAGAAATCCTCTCTACTGCCAGAACCTCTGTCTGCTGGCAAAGTTGTTCTTGGGATCAAAAACGCTTTATTACGATGTCGAACCGTTCCTCTTCTACATCATGACTGAGAACGATGAGTTCGGTTGTCATTTTGTTGGCTATTTCTCAAAAGAGAAGCGAGGCTGCGGGTCTGCGCCTCTTTTGGACCCTCGCACATCCTTCGATGACAGCAACAATCCTCAAGCAGATGGCGGAGCTGATGCTGACCTGGAGGGTACAGCGGCAGATCCGGCTCTCAGTAATCCTGGAAACAACGTTTCCTGCATCCTGGTCCTTCCTGTTCACATGCGGCGAGGCTTCGGCAGAGTCTTGATCGAGTTCTCATACCTTCTGACGAAAGTCGAGAAGCGTACTGGCTCGCCCGAGAAGCCTCTCTCGGACATGGGTCTGGTGTCATATCGATCCTACTGGCGCACAGTCCTTTGCAAGCTCTTGCTGCGCTACAAGGGCAGGGAGGCCACGGCAAGTGATCCAGCACCTCCACTTTCGATTGTGGACATCGCCAAGGAGACAGGAATGACTCCAgacgacatcatcgccaCGCTCGAAGCCCTCCGTTTCTTGGTGCGCGATCCAATCACCCGTTCTTATGCTTTGCGCCTCGACTACGACTACATGAAAGAGTACgtcgagaaggcggagaagaaggctaccaTCAAGATTGATCCCGCGCGCTTGTGTTGGACGCCGTACGTTATGGGTCGGCCGACGAATCTTTTCGCAATGGGCGAGGAGACGAATCAGCCTCTTCAGACCGTCGCTCCTCGAGACGATCCTGCTGAAGATATGCAATCTCTAAAAGCAAACGTGCAGGGGAAAGTGCCGAAAGAGACGGCGCAGAAGACCGAGCAGAGTGTGGTCGCTACCGAGACAATTGAGCTGGCCCCGCCACTCCTACCCAATGGCAAGAGCAATAGTCCTTCGCCAAAGTCTCGTAAGAAGACTCCACCTCCAGCTCTTGATTTGACGCAAAAGGCAAACGCAATGGCCGCCTCCCCAGATCGCACAGCTGGCTCTCCAGGCCGCCGCTCACCTCGGAAGACGCCCAACGGCTCGAAACATGCGCCGCCCCACGCGCACTCCTTTCCcaactccgccgccgcgagcCCTGCGTCATTCCAAACCATCTCCGCCAGCGGGTCCGGATCCCAACCTGACTCTGCTGGCCACATTCCACCTACCCGGTTCGAGGTCTTTCCTCCTGTTCCCGGCATGCCCACCGCCAAACGCCGACCTGGTCGCCCGGTGGGCAGACGCAGCAGCGGTCGCAACAACTACAATACTCCCGCGAGACGTAGTCATGCTAGTCGTAGCCAGAGGGACGGCGGTGCTACTAGTCCTAGCAGCCGTGCCGGAAGAGACCGTGGAGGCCGGGAACGGGGAGGCAGTCTACGACGTACACGAAGCACTCTAGCTGACGTTGCATTCACCGCTTCTGCTGtggcggaggaagatgatgcCGATAAGTTGGAGGTTGCtgtcgaggatgaagagcgaGAGAAGGACGCGATAATggaagatgacgaagatgaagacgcgcccggcgaggaggatgacgagaTCCAGTATGAGTGA